CGATCAACCAAGATACGGAAGCATACCGCAAGAAATTATCATATATTCCTGAAACGCCTGTATTGTATGAGGAGTTAACACTGGAGGAGCATTTTGCCCTGACCTCGATGATGTACGGGATTGATGAAAGGGAGGCTGACTCTCGGAAAGAGGCGCTTTTAAAAGAGTTTCGGATGGAGAAACGGCTCGAATGGTTCCCTGCCCATTTTTCAAAGGGAATGAAGCAAAAGGTCATGATTATGTGTGCCTTTTTAGTCGAGCCGAAGCTATATATTATTGATGAGCCGTTTGTCGGGTTAGATCCAATCGCGATTCAGTCGCTGCTTAATTTACTGTCAAAAGAAAAACAAAAGGGCGCTGGTATTTTGATGTCGACACATATTTTGGCAACCGCAGAACGGTATTGTGATCGCTTTATTATCATACATAATGGCAAAATTATAGCAAAGGGTACGTTAACTGAGTTGCGGGATTTTTGCGGAATGCCCAATGCGACTTTAGATGATATGTATTTATATTTAACAAAGGGACAGGATTCAAATGAATAGTCAAAAGCTATGGAATGAGCGATTCCAGGGACATTTAAAGGATTATCAGAAATATTTACGATATATGTTTAATGATCACCTATTAATTGTACTTCTATTTGTAATTGCAGGCGGTGCACTCCAATACCAAGCTTGGCTTCAAACGATTGAAGCTGATTTTCCCGCAGCTGTCATTTTGGCCGTCATTCTTCCGTTATTAATAACGAGAAGCCGAACCGCAACTTTTCTGCATGAGGCAGATCAGGCATTTTTACTGCCGGCTGAGACGCGTATGCGTACCTATTTTTGGCGTTCCGGGATCTATAGTTTTATCATTCAGTCAATAGCTTTAATGGTGCTGCTTTTCGTTTTATTTCCGATGTACAGCCAAGTAGATGGATTGCAGTCCTACATAACGATTTTACTTTTCATCCTCGTCTTAAAGGCCATGAATCTTTGGCTGCGCTGGATGGTCATGAAAGAAAGGGGAGCAGTACGAACCTATAGCCCAATTGTACGATACTTAGTAAATGCAACTGTTTTATATTTTTATTTGGAAGCTGAATACATCTTTACAATCATACTATTCATAATCCTGGTTATTTTGATAACAGTGGTATACACAAATACACGGAATAAGCTGCTAAAATGGGATGAGCTCATCCAGGATGATACACAAAGAACTTATCAGTTTTATCGATTCGCTAATATGTTTACCGATGTTCCAAAATTAAAGAGCCGTGTGAAACGAAGACGAATTCTTGATTTTCTCCTCCCGGCTAAAACTGTGAAAAATAATGGATATCTTTATTTGTTTTCACGGACGTACGTAAGATATGGGGATTATTTTGGCTTAACAATTCGACTTTCTGTTATCGGCTTTCTCGTAAGTTTTCTGCTAGAAACAGAATGGTCGATGCTTGCAGCCACTTTTATAACCATTTATTTAACTGGATTTCAGCTCGTCCCTTTATTTAAACAGAATGCTCATCTTCTTTGGGTGAGACTCTACCCGGTTCAAGCAAAAGTGAGGATTCAATCCTTTATCCGATTTTTAACAACCGTTCTTTTGGTGCAGCTCATCATTTTATCTAGTGTGTTTTTATTGCATCAGAAATGGGTCTTTTTCGCAATTAGTGTCATAGCAGGTTATCTTTTTATCTTTTTCTTCATGAAGCACTATATTGAAAAAAGAATTCAAAAAGGGTAACGCTTATAACCTATTGAGGCAGGGGGGAAGTACCATGACCGAATATGAACAGCGTGCTCTTTCTGAACTTGAATTCTGGAAAATCAAACAAACTAACAAAACAAGTTCATTGAATCGGGCTGCCAAACGAGTACAAGCTAAAATAAATGAATGGATTCCAAAGAAAGTTCATGCGGTAATCACGGAAAGCATTAAGGGAATGGTCCAAACCGCTCTGGCAGGTTCAAGCATCAAAAGTATGGAACCGCTTGTTGGGGAGGAGCTTGAGCTAAGAGAGAAACTGGCGCTTGAAAAAGTAGAGGTCTATAAAAAAGCAGCTGCTATTGAAGGATCGGGAACTGGCGCGGGAGGAATATTCTTGGGATTGGCTGATTTCCCGTTGCTTCTGACGATCAAACTAAAGTTTTTATATGATGTATCTAGTATTTATGGGTATGATCCAAAAGAATACGAAAACCGCATCTACATCTTATATGTATTTTTATTAGCGTTTTCGAGCGATGAAAAAAGAAAGGAAACATTAGCTCTATTAGAAGATTGGGAAGCTAAAAAGGAAGAACTGATTCAGCTGGACTGGCAAACCTTCCAGCAGGAATATCGAGATTATCTAGATATTAAAAAACTGCTGCAACTCGTCCCTGGAATTGGGGCGGTTGTAGGTTTTTATGTAAATTATCAATTACTCGATCAGTTAGGTGAAACGGCTAAATTTGCTTATCGAATGAGATATTTTAGGGTCTGACCCCCGTTAGGAGGTGCAGACCCTATTTTTAATTCGAAACTTCCACTTTTTCTTCTTGGTGAGCGTGGATTGCAGCAGACCCTAACGTTTTAGCCGCAATTAACATTGCTTTTTCATTAAAATCAAAACGCGGGTGATGGTGCGGAAATGCTGTTTCAACACCATCTGGCTTTGCTCCAGTGAAGAAGAAGGTTCCTCTTACATGCTGCAGGTAGTAGGCAAAATCTTCGCCTCCCATATGTGGTTCCGTTTCTTCTACGGTAAGTACTTCAGGGATTTGTTTTGCAAGTTCAACTAAGTATTCGGTTTCTTTTTCATGGTTCACAACTGCTGGATAACCGCGGTTGTAGTCATATACGTATTCACTTTTATTAGCGAGGCAAACTCCTTTAAGAATTGTTTCGATTTCTTCTTCAATTTGATCGCGTACGGCTTCATTAAAGGTACGTACTGTTCCTGCCAGTTTTGCTTTATCGGCTATGACATTAAAAGCATTTTCGGCAACAAATGAACCAACCGTTACAACACCTGATTCAATCGGGTTGACACGTCTTGCAACAATTTGCTGAAGATGCACAACTAATTGTGACGCAGTGACGATTGCGTCTCTGGTTCGATGAGGCTGAGCTCCATGTCCGCCTTGACCTTGGATTGTGATTTCAAATCTGTCGGCAGCTGCCATTACTGGTCCAACCCGGTATTGAATAGTTCCAAGAGGCTCTGAAGACCATAGATGAGTTCCAAAAATAACATCAACGCCTTCTAAGCAGCCGTCTTCAATCATACTAATCGCTCCGCCTGGCGCATATTCTTCAGCGTGCTGGTGAATTAGAACATATTCCCCTTCAAGCTCATCTTTCAGTTCATGAAGGACCTTGCCTAATACTAAGAGTGTCGCTGTATGTCCATCATGACCGCATGCATGCATGACACCTGGAACTGTCGATTTATAAGGGACATCTTTTTCGTCTTGGATTGGGAGAGCGTCAAAATCAGCGCGTAAGGCAACCGTTAATCCAGGTTTTGCTCCCTTAATTCTTGCGACAACACCATTTCCGCCTACATTCCCTTTCACTGAAACGCCAAGTTCACGATAATAGTTTTCTATATATTTGGCAGTCTCAAATTCTTTAAATGAAAGCTCAGGATGCTGATGCAGGTATCGTCTGATTGAAACCATTTCATCGTAGTATTGTTCAAGCTTCTGAAACAAATTGGTTTCCATTTGTTTCCCCCCCTCATAATTTCAAATAATTATAGCATGTTGTCGGAGTTTTTAGAAGATAACAAATAGAGCTTGATATTTTTCTAGCAAAACCATTTAATAAAAATTAAGGAAAAGGGGGAGAAGCTCATTGGATAAAGAAAAAACCTGGAATGTACTTTATTTACTTACCATTCCAGCCATGATTGTGTTTATCTGGATGTATTCAATTGCCAAGCAGCCAGAGCTTACCGCATTTGATTCA
This DNA window, taken from Bacillus oleivorans, encodes the following:
- a CDS encoding ABC transporter ATP-binding protein, which encodes MSLLSVKQLTGGYTRKPVIHDIDFDVNEGELVALIGLNGAGKSTTIKHIIGLLEQQKGSITLDGITINQDTEAYRKKLSYIPETPVLYEELTLEEHFALTSMMYGIDEREADSRKEALLKEFRMEKRLEWFPAHFSKGMKQKVMIMCAFLVEPKLYIIDEPFVGLDPIAIQSLLNLLSKEKQKGAGILMSTHILATAERYCDRFIIIHNGKIIAKGTLTELRDFCGMPNATLDDMYLYLTKGQDSNE
- a CDS encoding ABC transporter permease, whose protein sequence is MNSQKLWNERFQGHLKDYQKYLRYMFNDHLLIVLLFVIAGGALQYQAWLQTIEADFPAAVILAVILPLLITRSRTATFLHEADQAFLLPAETRMRTYFWRSGIYSFIIQSIALMVLLFVLFPMYSQVDGLQSYITILLFILVLKAMNLWLRWMVMKERGAVRTYSPIVRYLVNATVLYFYLEAEYIFTIILFIILVILITVVYTNTRNKLLKWDELIQDDTQRTYQFYRFANMFTDVPKLKSRVKRRRILDFLLPAKTVKNNGYLYLFSRTYVRYGDYFGLTIRLSVIGFLVSFLLETEWSMLAATFITIYLTGFQLVPLFKQNAHLLWVRLYPVQAKVRIQSFIRFLTTVLLVQLIILSSVFLLHQKWVFFAISVIAGYLFIFFFMKHYIEKRIQKG
- a CDS encoding EcsC family protein; this encodes MTEYEQRALSELEFWKIKQTNKTSSLNRAAKRVQAKINEWIPKKVHAVITESIKGMVQTALAGSSIKSMEPLVGEELELREKLALEKVEVYKKAAAIEGSGTGAGGIFLGLADFPLLLTIKLKFLYDVSSIYGYDPKEYENRIYILYVFLLAFSSDEKRKETLALLEDWEAKKEELIQLDWQTFQQEYRDYLDIKKLLQLVPGIGAVVGFYVNYQLLDQLGETAKFAYRMRYFRV
- a CDS encoding M20 family metallopeptidase, coding for METNLFQKLEQYYDEMVSIRRYLHQHPELSFKEFETAKYIENYYRELGVSVKGNVGGNGVVARIKGAKPGLTVALRADFDALPIQDEKDVPYKSTVPGVMHACGHDGHTATLLVLGKVLHELKDELEGEYVLIHQHAEEYAPGGAISMIEDGCLEGVDVIFGTHLWSSEPLGTIQYRVGPVMAAADRFEITIQGQGGHGAQPHRTRDAIVTASQLVVHLQQIVARRVNPIESGVVTVGSFVAENAFNVIADKAKLAGTVRTFNEAVRDQIEEEIETILKGVCLANKSEYVYDYNRGYPAVVNHEKETEYLVELAKQIPEVLTVEETEPHMGGEDFAYYLQHVRGTFFFTGAKPDGVETAFPHHHPRFDFNEKAMLIAAKTLGSAAIHAHQEEKVEVSN